AAAATGGCGGCGCTTATGCTTTGTTGGACCTTAGCAGAACAAAAGAGATCTTTAAAGGCCGTACAAAGGAAGGTCTGTTTGAGATTGTGCAAAACTTTAATTATGGCGAAAGTTTTCACCTGTCGGCATCTTACTCGGATTATGTGCTCCATGCACCAAATAAAGTGACCACAAAGTCCTATATCTATTACGATCCAAAGTTTATGGAAAAGATGTATCCACCGACAGTGGATGATCAGCGTAAAGTATACTGGTTTGATAAAGATATCTATGCGACAAATGGAGATTTTCAATGTCTCAAATTTTCAAACGTATTCATGGAAGAGGGCGAAGATAACAATCCCGATGATAATCAAATGGTCTTCCGCTATCCTGACCCAATTTTATTACGAGCAGAGGCCTTGGCTGAATTAGGTAAGGATGAAGAGGCAAGGACTGTTGTCAATGTCATTCGTACGCGTGCTAAAGCAGCTCCTATTCGGGAGAGTGGGGATGATTTGAAAGATGCGATTTGGTGGGAACGTGTCAGAGAGCTCTTAGGAGAAGCAAACTTCTTTTACGATTTGGTACGTACGAAAAAAGTCATTAATTCGGAGTACACCTATGCACCGATGTCCGTTGCAGCCTTTAACTCGGGTGGTTGGACCTGGCCAATTGATAAGTCTGCTTTGACAAATAACCCCTATATGCAATTAAATAATTACTGGAACTAAAGGAATAGATCATGAAAAAGATTTGGAAATATACTTTTTTACTGTTGATGGCAGTTGCACTGTTTTCGGCGTGTAAAAAGGAAGATTATATCGATACGGGTATTTATGAAGCGAAGTTTAATGGTACAATCTGGAATTATCTGGAATCAAGACCAGATTTGTTTGATACCTTAATGGTTGCGTTGAAAGTAGCCAAATTGGATGATGTACTGAAAAATGATGAAGTAACCTTCTTTGCTCCCCCTGATCCTTGTATCTTAAAGTCTGTGTGGTTATTGAATCAGACATTATTCCGTTCAGGACAGGATTCTATCACCAAATTGGAGCAAATCAGACCGGAAATTTGGAGAAAATACCTGTCCAGATATATTTTTAAAGGGAAGAATGTAGCCAAAGATTATCGCCAGATCGATACACTGAATCTGGCAGCCTTTCCAGGTGGGGTGTATAAGAGTCTAGCTGGCGGCGATATGAATATTGGTGTGCTCTATAATGATGTTGTCAGTAAGAACGAAAGTTCTGGGGGTACACAGGTCATTAAATATGCGGGTTATCGTCAACTATATTTGAATTTTCCGTATTCGATTAGTGTACCCGATGAGATTAAGGATTTTTTTGTCCCTTATATTACCGCGCCGGTAGCAACATCGGATATTCAACCGACCAATGGTGTATTACATGTGCTGCAATTTTCGAAACATTCCTTTGGATTTCAGAATTATGAATTTGCAGATGAGGCTTACTTGTTGGGTGTACTTCCCATAAAATAACGATCTGATATTACTATGAAAAGAAATTTAATAACCAAAATAGCTGTCCTGCTTGTAGTATTAATCACATGTGCTGCTTGTAACAAGGATATCGTAACCGGAACAGATCCCTATGCAGGAGGTAAAGAACCGCTGGGAGTCGGGTTTTATGTCAACTATCCAGAACCAGGGGTGGCCAAACCTGGCGAATTGGTGGATTTTTATGTGAAAGGCCTAAAAGGAAAATTAAATCAGATCAACTTCTTTGTTAATAACACAGCGGTAGAGGTGGTTTCTGCGAAAGACTCACTTGTCACGATTAGAATACCAGCACAGATTACCTCCGGAAATGCCAAAATCGTTGTGGGTGAAGAAATTTTTTATGGACCACGACTGGAAATTGAGGGGAATACTTCTGTAGACGAAAACTATGGGATGGTAAACGGATTTCGAGGTGGGGTATATGATATTTTACCGAATGCAGGTGGTTTTATTGTGGCAGGGGCCTTTTATAACTTCGAAAATGAAGCGGTGGATAAAAAAGTCTATCGCAACGGGGTACATTTTATAGATGCGAATGGCAAGACTAGTACTAATATGAATTTTGGACAAGGGACATTCGGTGGTGGTTTTGTGCGATCTATCGCAAAGACAAGTGATGGTAAATTTATCTTTGCCGGTGCTATGGGAACTTTTGCAAAACGAGCGGTTAATAACATTGTTCGTGTCAATAATGATGGTAAGATTGACTCAATGATTGTAGAAGTGATCAATCCAGGTAGTGATCCCAAAAATTCATTGGATACGGTATCGGCCTTTAATGGTGGTGTAAACGATATGATTGTTAGGGCTTTTACGACTGCTGACAATAAGGTGATTGCCGTTGGTAACTTTACATCGCATTATAAGATTGATTACGACTATTCTTCCCGTGACTCCCGTAGATATATTATCTCGACCGCGAAGAGTATCATTCGCATGAAAGAGGATGGTTCCTTGGATTCTACATTTGCGCTGAATAATGCCGGTGCCAATGGACGGATTATGGATGCGGCCATGATAGATAATGAACGAGTTGTCATCGTCGGTTCATTTACCACCTATAATGGTAAGGCAGCCAACGGAATTGCTTGTATCAAATCAGACGGTTCATTGGATGAAACCTTTACTTTAAAAGGAAATATTACCCGATTATTTAAGGTAAGCTATAATAGTACGTTGAAAAAATTAGCTGTTTCGGGCATATTCACAGGTGCTGGTGCTTCAGGAAAGGTAAATAATATTGCCTTGATGAATATGGATGGAACGGTTGATGAAACCTTCATTCTAAAGGATATTGGTGCTGGAATTATCAATTATGCACAGATATTGAATAACGGACAAATCATTATTGACGGAACGCAACAAAGCTATGCGGGTGTGCCAAGGGCAAATTTATTGATCTTGGAAAAAAATGGCGAATTGCTGCAAAAATACAATGCATTGGGACCATTTACCGGCGACCTTGCTAAGGTTGTCGAGACGAAATCCGCTGTAGGTGAACCTGCCTTGTTGCTAGGAGGGAATATTCTCCAATTTGGACAAAAGACAGTAGGAAACTTCTTCCGTTTGGAAATCAAGAATTAATCCAACAAATGAAACTGGTTATGATTAAGTATTTTAAAACTTTGAAACATATTTCTCTAGCGCTTGGTGCCTTAATGGTATTGGGTGCTTGTAATAAGGATTTTCCCAATTTGCTGCAAAATTTTAATGAAGCGAAGGATAGTCCCGAAAGCCGTGATAAGGTGCTATTGGTGATTGTTGATGGGCTTTCAGGTCCAGCCATGCAGGATATTGCCCCTACGAATATTGATTTGATGACACGCAATGGTTTAGTTACCTATGGTAGTTTGGCAGATCCGACAACCGATTTTGAGGTAACCAATCAATCGGTTACAGCTGCATTGCTGACGGGTGTTAATAGTGCTAAAAATAAGGTCGTCGGTACGGATTTGAGCTCGATCGACTTGAATAAGTATCCGACAATTTTCACGAAGTTGAAGCAAAACGCGACAAGCCGTAAGTCGAGTCTCTTCACCTCCGATACAAAATATGGTGCTGCCTTGGGTAAAGATGCCGAAGTTAAGGTGGAAAGTAATGATGCTGCGGTAGTCACTGTCGCAACATCGTCATTGGCAAATACCGAATCGGATTTAAATGTTATCCATTTGACCGAGGTGGATAAGGCTGGAAAATCTTCTGCCTATTCGGCTTCAGACACAAAATATGTGGCTGCAATTAATATCTTGGACAAACAAGTTCAATCCTTATGGGAAACGATCAAAAAAAGAGCAAGCTTTAATACAGAAAATTGGATCGTGATTATCACCTCAGCTCAGGGTGGGGTATCTACAGATCCTGTAACCGATTTTACACCATATGGTGATAGCAAAAGAGATACATATACATTGTTCTACTCGCCAAAGTTTGCGCGGAAAATTGTTCCTCGACCAAATTCAAAAGATATTCCTTTTGTAGCAAATGCAACACGTTATACCTATGCGAGCAATAATCAGGTCGTTGGTAAACTAGCTGATGTGAATAAATTTAATATGGGTACTGGAACTGATTGGACGATGACCCTCTTTTTGAAATACAATGTTGCCAATTCCGAGTATTATTACCCGATATTTTTTGCAAAACGTGTTGAGGGCTTTACTGGAGCAGGCTGGAACTTCTTTTTAGAAGGAAATTACTGGGGTTTTAATAGCTCAATCGCTGGACAGGCATTCGGTCCTGGTATAAATGATGGCGAATGGCATGCACTGACCGCCGTTATTAAACGCAGCGGAAGCAAGGATTCTGTTTATGTTTACACCGATGGAACCAATGCCACGGTCTCTGGTAAATCTTCACAAGTAAGTGCTAATGGGAATAATTTAAATAATGCTAGCCCGTTGACACTGGGATATAATCCTGGAAATGGGAATACCGATTGTAATATTTCTATCTGTAACGTACAAGTTTATAATCGCGCCTTTTCGGCCGAAGAAGTAAAGCGATACGGAGGGGTGACTCATATTGATGAAACATATCCATTCTGGGATAATCTTCAGGGATATTGGCCTGGATATGACGATGTCAATACCACTGTATTGACAGAAAAAACGGGGAATGGAGCGGGTAACTTTAAACTAACAGGCCCTGTTGCTTGGACAAGTTTCAATGAATTGGTTCCGTTTTTTCAGCCACCAATTGAGGAATCTTTTTATCGTCTAGTGCCGAATGCCGTGGATATTCCTTTTATGATCTATCAATGGCTGGGAGTATCGGTAGAATCATCATGGAATTTGGACGGCAAGAGTTGGACGCCAAATTATACACAGATTAGAAAATAACCAAATTTTGACCTAATGAGAAAGAGATATTTAGTTTTTGGATTATTTGTTGGGTTGATGGCCTGTGCCTCTTCCTGCAGTAAATATGGTATTGAGTTTCCAGATGGTTATCAATCTGGAGATTCTACAGAAACGCCGCTACAGTCGGATACAACCATGGGCAAAGCCGATAAGAGCTTATACCATAGAGCTCGGATATATCCGGGTCTGGTAGGAGAAAATGTCACTCGTGTTAAGGATACCACAATTTCTATGTTGATGAATAGAAAATATGTGACCTCCTATGAATATAAAGTTAGTGTAACACCTGCGCCAATATATACGACAGGACTATATGCTCCTGCCGGCGAAGTGATTCGGATTACTGTGCCTGAAGGTGCTATTGGCATGACCGTGCAGGTGGGAGTGCATACAGATAACATCACCGGTAAAGATGCTCCAAGGAGAGATCCTATTCTGTACACCAGAAAGGAATTATTCCCGGGAACAAATTACATCAAGAACCTCTATGGTGGAACGATATGGATTACTAATCAGAAAGCAAGCACGACACCTGTTAACATTAAAGTAGCTGGCGCTGTCAAATCTACAGACTTTATTCTAGGTAAATCTGTTGTTGCCGATTGGAAAAAACAAGTGTTGTCGCAGGATGTTCCTTGGATGGACCTTATAGGCCAACGAGTCGCTTTTTCTGTCCCACGCTCGCTCGTCGTTAAATTTATCCAGTCCGGAAAAATGGATCAAGTGGATGAAGCGCTACGGTTATGGGACGATACCTATGTCAAAGATTATTATAATTGGATGGGGTTGTCTGCTGATGCAGCGAATCCCATCAATCGT
The Sphingobacterium multivorum genome window above contains:
- a CDS encoding fasciclin domain-containing protein, encoding MKKIWKYTFLLLMAVALFSACKKEDYIDTGIYEAKFNGTIWNYLESRPDLFDTLMVALKVAKLDDVLKNDEVTFFAPPDPCILKSVWLLNQTLFRSGQDSITKLEQIRPEIWRKYLSRYIFKGKNVAKDYRQIDTLNLAAFPGGVYKSLAGGDMNIGVLYNDVVSKNESSGGTQVIKYAGYRQLYLNFPYSISVPDEIKDFFVPYITAPVATSDIQPTNGVLHVLQFSKHSFGFQNYEFADEAYLLGVLPIK
- a CDS encoding DUF5008 domain-containing protein, giving the protein MKRNLITKIAVLLVVLITCAACNKDIVTGTDPYAGGKEPLGVGFYVNYPEPGVAKPGELVDFYVKGLKGKLNQINFFVNNTAVEVVSAKDSLVTIRIPAQITSGNAKIVVGEEIFYGPRLEIEGNTSVDENYGMVNGFRGGVYDILPNAGGFIVAGAFYNFENEAVDKKVYRNGVHFIDANGKTSTNMNFGQGTFGGGFVRSIAKTSDGKFIFAGAMGTFAKRAVNNIVRVNNDGKIDSMIVEVINPGSDPKNSLDTVSAFNGGVNDMIVRAFTTADNKVIAVGNFTSHYKIDYDYSSRDSRRYIISTAKSIIRMKEDGSLDSTFALNNAGANGRIMDAAMIDNERVVIVGSFTTYNGKAANGIACIKSDGSLDETFTLKGNITRLFKVSYNSTLKKLAVSGIFTGAGASGKVNNIALMNMDGTVDETFILKDIGAGIINYAQILNNGQIIIDGTQQSYAGVPRANLLILEKNGELLQKYNALGPFTGDLAKVVETKSAVGEPALLLGGNILQFGQKTVGNFFRLEIKN
- a CDS encoding LamG-like jellyroll fold domain-containing protein, giving the protein MIKYFKTLKHISLALGALMVLGACNKDFPNLLQNFNEAKDSPESRDKVLLVIVDGLSGPAMQDIAPTNIDLMTRNGLVTYGSLADPTTDFEVTNQSVTAALLTGVNSAKNKVVGTDLSSIDLNKYPTIFTKLKQNATSRKSSLFTSDTKYGAALGKDAEVKVESNDAAVVTVATSSLANTESDLNVIHLTEVDKAGKSSAYSASDTKYVAAINILDKQVQSLWETIKKRASFNTENWIVIITSAQGGVSTDPVTDFTPYGDSKRDTYTLFYSPKFARKIVPRPNSKDIPFVANATRYTYASNNQVVGKLADVNKFNMGTGTDWTMTLFLKYNVANSEYYYPIFFAKRVEGFTGAGWNFFLEGNYWGFNSSIAGQAFGPGINDGEWHALTAVIKRSGSKDSVYVYTDGTNATVSGKSSQVSANGNNLNNASPLTLGYNPGNGNTDCNISICNVQVYNRAFSAEEVKRYGGVTHIDETYPFWDNLQGYWPGYDDVNTTVLTEKTGNGAGNFKLTGPVAWTSFNELVPFFQPPIEESFYRLVPNAVDIPFMIYQWLGVSVESSWNLDGKSWTPNYTQIRK